Below is a window of Solanum stenotomum isolate F172 chromosome 7, ASM1918654v1, whole genome shotgun sequence DNA.
caagcgggacaagtccatgtcactaatcaacattgcggaccggcattcttcactcactaggtcggacacacccatcacgaatttgttcattctagaccgtgagtcggcaaccaagtgtggagcataccttgaaagttggttaaacttgagggcatactccctcacactcatagacccttgttttaaattcatgaactccaccaatttggcttccctaagctcaagaggaaagaatcgattaaggaaagccgttttgaactcttcccaatGCACCACATAGTTTacccccttctcttccttccattggttgtaccatatttgggccaccccttttagttggtaggccgccaactccgccttatctTCTGACTTCACgcccatgatagctaatatcttgaggacttcatcaatgaactcttgagggtcttcatttaacttagacccatagaattccgggggattcatccgcacgaagtctctcacccgagatgccggggtaggagcctgaggggtttgggccccgtggttggcttgattagccatagcttgtgcaaataaagtaagggcatcccgaagatccccattggtcggttgttcctcgggtgcgcgggctcgtcttcctcttgtattaggcatgatctagcatagcaaagaACAACCGTTAGGGAAAAAAGAACTTAATTCAACTCTACCGCACGacttagaacatgaagaagtgaaacatttcctaaaacgtctcatagcctcctactcataattgtggtgcacaacacaaccatgaatcggactctaatcaacgcggtgtgttggactccgaggatctatcaacctagtgctctgataccaagtttgtcacgacccaagcctagggcctagacgtgaccggcgaatggggaacccgaaggaaccccaaacaagcctcatagcgtatcttacacatcattggtcgcggaagcaattaaaatgaccataagcgataagcataatcaagggggaaatcgggactaagggagcaaaaaaaaaaaaagaagaaatgatacataaataccatagatgaatcaagctcaaacataatacacaacttgtccaacaccacctctaaacataggtactttagcgggggccaagacaaacaactgggctcaccctcatagtcaaaacataactaaaaggaaaagtcttatacatagcaaaagatcataagcaacgtccccggaatggaggactcaccaataaccttgatagaaaatcgtattagccacgcggaggacgagggtcaagcggtgctccggtccctacatggtgacatcatgtaggcatagagtatgcgttagtacgtttgaatgtactaagtatatgggatgcaatgcaatgcaacaagggatggacatcataggcaaaatgcataatcgtacccgatagatagcatattaatgagatgatatgtataatgatgcttatataaaaatcatatttagtagggcatagtatatgtgtagtgagtgaccatcaatatagtatttccaaggcctaccacccccttggagaggcgaaagaggtacaaacccctcaatgtggttacccgggcctaccaccccccgagctagggaccaaggtacaaacccctcgatatggttatacgggcctactaccccccgtactaggcaaccaaggtacaaacccctcgatacggttatacgggcctactaccccccgtactaggcaaccaaggtaccaaccccttgatacggttacccgggcctacaaccccccgagctaggcttggtcgactcacacactatatagagaaaatcatatacatgtatccatttcatcatcatttcaatacttatataatcatccgactcataggacgtacattggaccttccatttcataagaattctataaatggcattttatcaaacatatggtgggctacttgttcatgtaaataaaatcatgtgtttcaagagtactaagtccaaccaatttcaaaatccatataaaacagcccaccaacaacatacatatatatatacatatataacaaccttcataatttgatcatggaggcatgaaaaccataaacatcatataatcattccatttcatgataatatacaaaaatagaccataataggatgtgtagtaataattccataattcaagagttcataaatgatcataaggacccataaacttgaagtaaaatagaggataaatggttggacttgtggaaaggaaggtttccacaatcaacccacatacctcaactttggagaattcttgatgaagattggaatggagaattgcttgagattgaatcttgaatccggaattaaagcttgggatccttgaatttggttgatgatcttggtggaatttttggagagggtttagagagagtttttggatgttttgaagttaaatgactaagtatggatatgtcccctttttataaaaacgtcccaacacttagaaaaaaattgaggcgggtgaacagtgttttcggctactggaatttgcattttctgccggataggttttacgaaaatggtcataactccttcatcctaactcggaatgaagtgaaacaaattgtgttggaaagctaactcacagagctttaattttgatagtttgagctccttccagttccttgtgtgctgagagatatgcccctttaaagttgaccctcaaaatcgcattttttgcgattttcgaattttgatacggttgttctaaaattcgggttagactcattttccactcaatttgagcccctgaataagaatatgaagtcgaatttccgaaatgatgcacggattttgagatatatggaaattacaattttaggtgttttcgaagcacattttcgagCATTTTTGGGGTTGTTTCAGAAAGCAAGAGGAGGATAAATACACCCTCGAGAGTGTAACTCAAGAACTAGAAAGCGTGAGGATCGATTTGGGGGAGCTCAACTTATGGATTGAAGTTAAGAAAGGAGAAATATGGTTTAAAGATGTAGAAGAGAAAGGATGTCAGTGCAACAGATACTTGATGATAATTCAGGGTAGGCTTCAGTACCACATGGGATAAAATAAGAGAAGCAGATCAGAAGCGGGGCCATTGGCGGCATCTTAGTGGATTTCGCCCCTGTGTGGGTCTTTCTATGTGTATCTATTGTTATTTGCCCCTGCATGggcttgtttttcttttgttgtggTAATCTTTTCAAATGACCCCTGCGTGGGCCTTTCCTCCTATATTTCCCATTTATTCCCTATTTCCCCtacttatttttcactttttgaacattattttatatatacaaaatttgcttTGGGGTAACGAAATGGTTCAGttctacacatacatctttcaaatacgctaggtctacccttggcacaaaaggccCCCCTACTTGTTCAGGACCTGCATTAACCGCTTGTGTgctttaactgtttatgtgatattgttgctttgaatgaggatATCTTAGCCCactccttttaaaaaaaattctaaaaatctCTAGAAATACCAAATACCAGTCACTACCCAAAATGTTCTACAAAAATTTcttgagtcttgagtttctcagttaaaaataaaatcctaccCCCAAATCCTATGAcattactctatcatctcaggaaAGGTAAATCTGCCGCTAAGATGGAAAAAAGCCAGAATGTCGAGGTGGAGCTGACTGAGGAGGATTTAAGGATGAAACTGCATCGGTCAACCAGGAGATCCGAGAAATGGAGGAAAGAGGAATAGAACTAGAATTCGCCACCGCAGCTGCACTAGCTAAAAGTCCAGCATTAGATGTGGAGATGGCGACTAAGAAGGTGAAATTAGCTATCATGGACAAAGAGATAACTGCTATGTGGAAGAAAGATAAGGATATAGACATGAGGCTTCAGAGGCTACGCAAAAAATACCCTCTCCTGGATAAAGCAGTCCCTGTCCCCGAAGACACTAAACCTGAAGTTGTTGAAGAAGAACCTGAGGAAGAAATTGTCTATATGCCTCCTTTCCAAGGACGTTTGAAAGAAGGGGACGAGAAGCTCACCCTCTAAGAATATAAGCAGAAAC
It encodes the following:
- the LOC125870224 gene encoding uncharacterized protein LOC125870224 codes for the protein MPNTRGRRARAPEEQPTNGDLRDALTLFAQAMANQANHGAQTPQAPTPASRVRDFVRMNPPEFYGSKLNEDPQEFIDEVLKILAIMGVKSEDKAELAAYQLKGVAQIWYNQWKEEKGVNYVVHWEEFKTAFLNRFFPLELREAKLVEFMNLKQGSMSVREYALKFNQLSRYAPHLVADSRSRMNKFVMGVSDLVSEECRSAMLISDMDLSRLMVYAEQMEEEKLRKRRGHEAKRARFEGKFQSRTGGRFHQGQGSSHALHKGFANDVPRAQGVRGMGPIDVCPKCGKGHGGPCLRNTGACYSCGEMGHKAMDCPRNRNKGKEVRPQGANAVPLGRGGRQDGAPRHNRFYALHGRQGVDEVPDVVTGTGAPLDPRPPRG